From a single Sulfolobus sp. E5-1-F genomic region:
- a CDS encoding 30S ribosomal protein S19, protein MSLEIPPEWKNFKYRGKSIDELLNMPMDEFIKLLPSRQRRSLKRGFTDAQRHLLEKVRKYRREGKVNKTIKTHVRNLVILPELIGLKMAVYNGKEFVEFTVTPEMIGHYLGEYSVTTKKVEHGEPGLKATRSSLFLAMKG, encoded by the coding sequence ATGTCATTAGAAATACCACCTGAATGGAAGAACTTTAAATACAGAGGTAAGAGTATAGATGAGTTACTAAATATGCCAATGGATGAGTTTATTAAGTTACTACCTTCAAGGCAAAGGAGATCATTAAAACGCGGATTTACTGATGCGCAAAGGCACTTGCTGGAAAAAGTAAGGAAATATAGAAGGGAAGGAAAGGTTAATAAGACTATAAAGACGCATGTTAGAAACTTAGTTATATTACCAGAGCTAATTGGCCTTAAAATGGCTGTGTATAATGGAAAGGAATTTGTTGAATTTACAGTTACACCAGAAATGATAGGCCATTATCTGGGAGAATATTCAGTAACAACCAAGAAGGTTGAGCATGGAGAGCCAGGGTTAAAGGCTACAAGATCAAGTTTATTCTTAGCAATGAAAGGATGA
- a CDS encoding 50S ribosomal protein L22 — MASWNYPQLNLDELKIAKAVIRDVPASIRDLYNVCKAIRGMYLNDAKDFLNRVLEEKEALPFWRYNKGASHKANISAKWKIKAGRYPKKAIRYVLKLLENAEANATNKGLDVDKLIIRHIAAHKGITLKRYMPRAFGRATAKYRRSSNVEVILEEVE; from the coding sequence ATGGCAAGTTGGAATTATCCTCAATTAAATCTCGATGAGTTGAAAATTGCAAAGGCTGTAATTAGAGATGTTCCTGCGTCCATAAGGGATCTTTACAACGTCTGCAAAGCTATTAGGGGAATGTATCTTAATGATGCGAAAGATTTTCTAAATAGAGTTTTAGAAGAAAAGGAAGCATTACCATTCTGGAGATATAATAAGGGTGCATCACATAAGGCTAATATATCTGCAAAGTGGAAAATAAAGGCAGGTAGATATCCAAAGAAAGCTATAAGGTATGTATTAAAGCTATTAGAAAACGCTGAGGCTAATGCAACTAATAAAGGGCTAGATGTTGATAAATTAATTATAAGGCATATAGCTGCCCATAAGGGTATAACATTAAAAAGATATATGCCCAGAGCATTTGGGAGAGCTACTGCAAAGTATAGAAGGTCATCTAACGTAGAGGTAATCTTAGAGGAGGTGGAGTAA
- a CDS encoding 30S ribosomal protein S3: MPNIKRYFLEKSIVKVKIDEYLAKQYYNAEYAGVEVLKTPIGTRVIIYAGRPSMIIGRGGRNIKQLAQIFEKVFGLENPQITITNVENPELNARVMAFRLAIALEKGYHFRRAAFISMRRIMNAGALGAEIIISGKLTTERARYEKLKEGIVYKSGQQLEKMIDRAVAIAMLKPGIFGVEVVITKPLKIEDKISLKESPSVPQEVSVTNVTFIDESSQKSEEKGEGEKE, from the coding sequence ATACCGAATATCAAGAGATATTTCCTTGAGAAGTCTATAGTAAAAGTCAAGATTGATGAGTATCTAGCTAAGCAATACTATAATGCTGAGTATGCAGGAGTAGAGGTGTTGAAAACTCCAATTGGAACCAGAGTTATAATATATGCAGGGAGACCTTCAATGATAATAGGAAGGGGTGGAAGAAATATAAAACAGCTTGCCCAAATTTTTGAAAAAGTTTTTGGTTTAGAGAACCCACAGATTACAATAACCAATGTGGAGAACCCAGAGCTTAATGCTAGAGTAATGGCATTTAGGTTAGCGATAGCTTTAGAAAAAGGATATCACTTTAGGAGAGCAGCCTTCATATCAATGAGAAGAATTATGAATGCCGGTGCATTAGGTGCGGAAATAATAATAAGTGGTAAGCTCACTACAGAAAGGGCAAGATATGAGAAGTTAAAAGAGGGTATTGTCTATAAGAGCGGACAACAATTAGAGAAAATGATAGATAGGGCGGTTGCAATAGCGATGTTGAAACCCGGAATATTTGGTGTTGAGGTAGTTATAACTAAACCATTAAAGATTGAAGATAAAATCAGTTTGAAAGAATCTCCTTCCGTTCCTCAAGAGGTATCAGTAACTAATGTAACTTTTATTGACGAATCCTCACAAAAGAGTGAGGAGAAAGGCGAGGGTGAGAAAGAATGA
- the rpmC gene encoding 50S ribosomal protein L29, protein MTVDLEELRKMEKGELLKKVNELRLELIKLRVQARMGTLKNTASIRNTRKDIARILTVLSEKKREGKAKTKVENK, encoded by the coding sequence ATGACAGTAGATCTTGAAGAGTTAAGGAAAATGGAAAAAGGAGAGCTGTTAAAAAAGGTGAATGAGCTAAGGTTGGAACTAATCAAACTTAGAGTGCAAGCTAGAATGGGAACTTTAAAGAATACTGCTAGCATTAGAAATACGAGAAAAGACATAGCAAGAATATTAACAGTTTTAAGTGAGAAGAAGAGAGAAGGTAAAGCAAAAACAAAAGTTGAGAATAAATAA
- a CDS encoding ribonuclease P protein subunit produces MILDYINSNIKILWYIDPSLISRKGLILLETEKTFLVRLEGENKVIRIFKAHGIFEITFKGKSFIIGGYKLVRKPWKRI; encoded by the coding sequence ATGATCTTAGATTATATCAATTCTAATATCAAGATTTTATGGTATATCGATCCCTCTCTAATTTCTAGAAAAGGGCTTATTTTACTAGAGACAGAAAAAACGTTTTTGGTTAGATTAGAAGGTGAAAACAAGGTTATAAGGATATTTAAAGCTCATGGTATATTTGAGATAACTTTTAAAGGTAAGTCTTTTATAATAGGTGGCTATAAGCTGGTAAGAAAACCTTGGAAAAGGATTTAG
- a CDS encoding 30S ribosomal protein S17 has protein sequence MGSKGKLVKDPGIPNVTIPEKACEDEDCPYHGSLRVRGITLEGVIVKYRGTKAAVIERQYLYYDSKYKRYERRRSRIHAHVPPCVNVKEGDKVIIGECRPLSKSISFVVLSKVS, from the coding sequence ATGGGATCTAAGGGGAAGTTAGTAAAGGACCCGGGAATACCTAACGTTACTATTCCTGAGAAAGCATGTGAGGATGAAGATTGCCCTTATCACGGATCATTGAGGGTTAGGGGTATTACACTGGAAGGAGTAATTGTAAAATATAGAGGTACTAAAGCTGCAGTTATAGAAAGGCAATACTTATACTATGATTCGAAATATAAGAGGTATGAAAGGAGAAGAAGTAGGATACACGCTCATGTGCCACCATGTGTTAATGTTAAAGAAGGAGATAAAGTTATAATTGGTGAATGCAGACCTCTTTCTAAATCTATAAGTTTTGTAGTATTAAGCAAGGTGAGTTAA
- a CDS encoding 50S ribosomal protein L14, with protein sequence MSEKIQVLGSRKGLTPGLQHNSIVNVADNSGAKEAMIIGVYGYRGVLRRVPFANIADMVMVSVKRGTPEVRKQKFRAVIVRQRMPYRRSDGTWISFEDNAVVIINPDGTPKGTEVRGPIAREAAERWPKIASLATLVV encoded by the coding sequence GTGTCAGAGAAGATTCAAGTTTTAGGATCTAGAAAAGGTTTAACGCCAGGTCTCCAGCATAATTCAATAGTTAACGTTGCTGATAATAGTGGAGCAAAAGAAGCAATGATAATTGGAGTTTATGGCTATAGAGGTGTTCTGAGAAGGGTCCCATTCGCCAATATTGCGGACATGGTTATGGTGTCAGTCAAGAGAGGAACACCAGAGGTTAGAAAACAGAAGTTTAGGGCAGTAATCGTAAGACAAAGAATGCCATATAGAAGATCTGATGGTACGTGGATCTCTTTTGAAGATAACGCAGTAGTTATAATAAATCCAGACGGAACACCAAAAGGTACTGAAGTTAGGGGTCCAATAGCAAGAGAAGCAGCTGAAAGATGGCCAAAAATAGCAAGTCTTGCTACATTGGTGGTGTAA
- the rplX gene encoding 50S ribosomal protein L24 yields MVSLKPSKQRKFLYSLPLHQRKKLLIARVSDEIASQYGIKRIRVRKGDTVRVMRGSHSGKEGKVTQVDTKTGRLAIEGITTKKADGTPVYVWIHASKVIVTRLDLSDPRRREKLEKSKK; encoded by the coding sequence ATGGTATCTCTTAAACCTTCTAAACAGAGGAAATTCTTATACAGTTTACCATTACATCAAAGGAAGAAGTTGTTAATTGCTAGAGTCTCTGATGAGATTGCTTCTCAATATGGTATAAAACGCATTAGAGTGAGAAAAGGTGATACTGTCAGAGTTATGCGTGGAAGTCATAGTGGAAAGGAAGGGAAGGTAACTCAAGTTGATACTAAAACTGGAAGATTAGCAATAGAAGGGATAACAACGAAAAAAGCTGATGGAACACCAGTATACGTGTGGATTCATGCATCTAAAGTAATAGTAACTAGGCTAGATTTGAGTGATCCAAGAAGGCGAGAAAAGTTAGAAAAATCTAAGAAGTGA
- a CDS encoding 30S ribosomal protein S4e: MAHITRFEAPWFLVISKKLYKWTVRSNPGPHPIEKSIPLAIVIRDYLKFAGTIREAKRIIFDGKVLIDGKVRKDYKYPVGLMDIVSIPSADLYFRVLPDNVRFMRLSKISADEARYKYVRIMNKTTIKGGRIQLNLEDGRNILVDKEAAKNFKTLMTLKIELPSQNIVDSFAISEGSYAIFVGGKNVGIHGIVKSVNLSKFKSRKYSVVTLESKDGNTYQTNLMNVMGIGREKSDMRVD, encoded by the coding sequence ATGGCTCATATAACAAGATTTGAAGCACCTTGGTTTTTGGTAATAAGCAAAAAACTATATAAGTGGACAGTTAGGTCTAATCCTGGACCTCATCCTATAGAGAAAAGTATACCTTTGGCTATTGTAATTAGAGATTATCTTAAATTTGCGGGAACAATAAGAGAGGCTAAGCGTATAATATTTGACGGCAAAGTTCTAATAGATGGTAAGGTAAGGAAAGACTATAAATATCCTGTTGGACTTATGGACATTGTTTCAATTCCATCTGCTGATTTGTATTTTAGAGTACTTCCTGATAACGTAAGGTTTATGAGATTATCCAAGATATCAGCAGACGAGGCTCGTTATAAATATGTTAGAATCATGAATAAAACCACAATAAAAGGAGGACGTATTCAGCTTAATTTAGAAGATGGAAGAAATATATTAGTCGATAAAGAAGCAGCAAAGAATTTCAAAACGCTTATGACGTTAAAGATTGAATTGCCAAGTCAAAATATAGTGGATTCGTTTGCTATTTCTGAAGGCTCATATGCAATTTTTGTAGGGGGTAAGAACGTTGGTATTCACGGTATTGTTAAGAGTGTGAATTTGAGTAAGTTTAAATCTAGAAAATATAGTGTAGTGACACTAGAAAGCAAAGATGGTAATACTTATCAGACTAATCTCATGAATGTAATGGGTATAGGTAGGGAAAAATCTGATATGAGAGTTGATTAA
- a CDS encoding 50S ribosomal protein L5 → MAESTLSVNQNPMRKIKLAKVTVNIGLGESGDRLQKAYQLLQELTGVKPVYTISKKTIREFGIRKGQEIGVKVTLRGTRAEEFLRKTLEAIGYRLKKSSFDEYGNVSFGIAEHVILPGARYDPEIGIFGMDIAITLERAGYRVARRRRKKARIPKRHRVSKEEAMEFLRNNFNVQLIEG, encoded by the coding sequence ATGGCAGAGTCTACTTTATCTGTTAATCAAAATCCAATGAGGAAAATTAAGTTAGCCAAGGTCACTGTTAATATAGGACTTGGCGAATCTGGAGATAGGTTGCAAAAAGCTTATCAACTTTTACAAGAGTTAACTGGGGTCAAACCAGTATATACTATTTCCAAGAAAACTATAAGGGAATTTGGAATTAGAAAAGGTCAAGAGATTGGAGTTAAGGTTACCTTAAGGGGTACTAGAGCTGAAGAATTCCTAAGAAAGACCTTAGAAGCTATAGGATATAGATTAAAGAAGAGTAGTTTTGATGAATATGGTAACGTATCTTTTGGTATTGCGGAACATGTGATCTTACCAGGTGCAAGATATGATCCAGAAATTGGTATATTTGGAATGGATATAGCTATAACTCTCGAGAGAGCTGGCTATAGAGTTGCTAGACGAAGAAGAAAAAAGGCTAGAATTCCGAAGAGGCATAGGGTTTCGAAGGAAGAAGCTATGGAATTTTTAAGAAATAATTTTAATGTACAGTTGATAGAAGGGTGA
- a CDS encoding 30S ribosomal protein S14 produces MGKYKPPAERKYGKGVQACQRCGSRDSVIQKYGIYLCRQCFREVAYELGFRKYW; encoded by the coding sequence ATGGGAAAATATAAGCCACCAGCCGAGAGAAAATACGGCAAAGGAGTTCAAGCTTGTCAGAGATGTGGAAGTAGAGATTCTGTAATTCAAAAATATGGGATTTATTTATGTAGACAGTGTTTTAGAGAAGTCGCGTATGAGTTAGGGTTTAGGAAGTATTGGTGA
- a CDS encoding 30S ribosomal protein S8, which produces MVFVNPLANALTSIYNNEMRRNKQAIIMPASKLVINVLRVMQKEGYVGEFEYIDDGRWGKITVQLLGRVNKCGPITPRYPLSYRQMIALPDYIRRYLPSKEIGIIIVSTSKGVMSHKEAARMRLGGVALGYVY; this is translated from the coding sequence ATGGTATTTGTAAATCCATTGGCAAATGCTTTAACGTCTATCTATAATAACGAGATGAGAAGGAATAAACAAGCTATTATAATGCCCGCATCTAAATTAGTAATAAACGTTTTAAGAGTTATGCAGAAGGAGGGTTATGTAGGGGAGTTTGAGTATATTGACGATGGTAGATGGGGTAAGATCACAGTACAATTATTAGGAAGGGTTAACAAATGTGGGCCAATAACTCCACGATATCCTCTTAGTTATAGACAGATGATTGCATTACCAGATTATATTAGGCGTTACTTACCATCAAAAGAGATTGGTATAATTATCGTTTCAACATCTAAAGGAGTAATGTCTCACAAGGAAGCAGCGAGAATGCGATTAGGAGGAGTAGCATTAGGATATGTATATTGA
- a CDS encoding 50S ribosomal protein L6 — translation MQVVFLREEIEIPNNVNVELKGSVIKMKGSKGEVVKDFSFAKGIQISLDGNKIVLETTFADRRKKAVFYSIVSHIKNMITGVTKGYRYYLKIIYTHFPTSVKVVGNEVQITNLIGEKNIRRAPILQGVKVTVKGEDIVVEGPNLEAVAQTAANIEAASKITGFDRRIFSDGIFIYKKEVIE, via the coding sequence ATGCAAGTGGTATTTTTAAGGGAAGAAATTGAAATTCCAAATAACGTAAATGTTGAATTGAAAGGCTCAGTAATTAAGATGAAAGGATCTAAAGGTGAGGTAGTGAAGGATTTCAGTTTCGCTAAGGGTATACAAATTAGTTTAGATGGAAATAAAATAGTATTGGAAACTACATTTGCTGACAGACGGAAAAAGGCGGTTTTCTATAGTATAGTTAGTCATATCAAAAATATGATAACTGGGGTAACTAAGGGTTATAGATATTATCTTAAAATCATATATACGCATTTCCCAACATCTGTAAAGGTAGTAGGAAATGAAGTTCAAATAACTAATCTAATAGGTGAAAAGAATATAAGGAGAGCACCAATATTGCAAGGCGTTAAGGTTACTGTGAAAGGTGAAGATATAGTTGTGGAGGGACCAAATTTAGAGGCTGTTGCCCAAACTGCAGCAAATATTGAGGCAGCTTCAAAGATAACTGGTTTTGATAGACGTATCTTCTCAGATGGGATTTTCATCTATAAAAAAGAGGTGATTGAATGA
- a CDS encoding 50S ribosomal protein L32e, producing the protein MTEEKMRLYRKKIYTIRQKLKARKPKFLRYDSDKFFRLGRQEKWRRPYGRDNKTRLKVRGFPAIVSVGYRLPKEVRGFHPSGLRQVIVHNVNELVKVQNQKDNVIVTIASSVGFKKRLEILNKARELGLKVSNGGINA; encoded by the coding sequence ATGACTGAAGAAAAAATGCGATTATATAGGAAAAAGATTTATACAATAAGGCAAAAGCTTAAGGCAAGGAAGCCAAAGTTCTTACGTTATGATTCCGATAAGTTCTTCAGATTAGGAAGGCAAGAGAAATGGAGAAGACCATACGGAAGAGATAATAAGACTAGACTAAAAGTTAGGGGATTCCCTGCTATAGTGAGTGTTGGTTACAGATTGCCTAAAGAAGTTAGGGGATTTCACCCAAGTGGATTAAGACAAGTTATAGTTCATAATGTTAATGAATTAGTTAAAGTGCAAAACCAAAAGGATAATGTTATTGTAACAATAGCTTCTTCAGTTGGTTTTAAAAAGAGGCTTGAAATTCTAAATAAAGCTAGGGAATTGGGTTTGAAGGTAAGTAATGGGGGTATTAATGCATGA
- a CDS encoding 50S ribosomal protein L19e, which yields MTNLKAQKRLAASVAGVGISRVKIVEDYIEDVQSSLTREEIRNLIKDGKIIILKKVGISGGRLKEKRKKRTLKSEGKKAGSRKGKKGARANSKQMWVKRIRKIRAYLKWLRDHKVIDRHTYRELYLKAKGGNYKGVSDVRNVLIQMGKLKGE from the coding sequence ATGACTAACTTAAAAGCTCAAAAAAGGCTAGCTGCATCGGTTGCTGGTGTAGGGATAAGCAGAGTTAAGATAGTGGAGGACTACATTGAAGATGTTCAAAGCTCATTGACCAGAGAAGAAATTAGGAATTTAATAAAAGATGGTAAGATTATAATCCTCAAAAAGGTTGGAATAAGCGGTGGTAGGTTAAAGGAAAAGAGAAAAAAGAGAACCCTTAAGAGCGAAGGAAAGAAGGCAGGAAGCAGAAAAGGTAAGAAGGGAGCAAGGGCAAATAGCAAGCAAATGTGGGTTAAAAGAATAAGAAAAATAAGGGCTTATCTTAAGTGGTTAAGAGATCATAAGGTAATCGATAGACATACTTATAGGGAATTATACTTGAAAGCCAAAGGTGGCAACTATAAAGGAGTTTCTGATGTTAGGAATGTCTTAATACAGATGGGGAAATTAAAAGGTGAGTAA
- a CDS encoding 50S ribosomal protein L18: MAKGPNYKIKPRRRREGKTNYYKRYVYVMSKQIRFIVRITNKYVIVQIAKVDPKGDIMITSAHSAELAKKFGWKGDENNTPAAYLTGYLAALRAMKKGITECVADIGLHVPSKGNRVFYAIKGAIDAGLKIPIGDIGIENDRIKGEHIAKYAEKLKSENSDLYNKLFSRYLERGLNPENLPSHFEEILNKIKSSGG, from the coding sequence TTGGCTAAGGGTCCTAATTATAAGATAAAACCGAGGAGAAGAAGAGAAGGAAAAACTAACTACTATAAGAGATATGTTTATGTCATGAGTAAACAAATAAGATTTATTGTGAGAATAACAAACAAATATGTTATAGTGCAAATCGCAAAAGTCGATCCTAAGGGTGATATTATGATTACTAGCGCTCATTCTGCAGAACTTGCTAAGAAGTTTGGATGGAAAGGAGATGAAAACAATACTCCAGCTGCGTACCTTACCGGATATCTAGCAGCCTTAAGAGCTATGAAGAAAGGTATAACAGAGTGTGTCGCAGATATAGGACTTCACGTGCCATCCAAGGGTAATAGGGTGTTCTATGCAATAAAAGGTGCTATAGATGCTGGATTGAAAATTCCAATAGGTGATATAGGTATAGAAAACGATAGAATAAAGGGAGAGCATATAGCTAAATATGCAGAGAAGTTGAAATCTGAAAATTCAGATTTATATAACAAATTGTTTTCCCGATATTTGGAAAGGGGACTAAACCCTGAGAATTTACCTTCTCATTTTGAGGAAATATTAAATAAGATTAAATCTTCTGGTGGTTGA